The Hyphomicrobiales bacterium genome window below encodes:
- a CDS encoding polyamine ABC transporter substrate-binding protein has product MKSKILLGSVATAMFFSYSALAADEKVLNIYNWSDYIAEETIKKFETETGIKVNYDVFDSNEVLEAKLLAGSTGYDVVVPSSSFLARQIKAGVFQKLDKSKLPNWKNLDPEIAARVALHDPNNEHAITYMWGTVGIGYNTKLIAERMADAPTDSWDLVLKPDVVSKFADCGVSFLDAPDDVLQSVKDALDLDPNSEDKADLEKAQAALEAVRPSIRYFHSSQYISDLANGDTCIAVGWSGDVFQARDRAAEADKGVEIGYTIPKEGTLIWFDMMAIPTDAKHVDNAHKFLDFIMRPDIIAEISDYVYYANGNSASFDLIDKDVTGDPAIYPSDEVKNKLTAAAVRSARYERSQTRAWTKIKTGQ; this is encoded by the coding sequence GTGAAAAGCAAAATTTTATTGGGCAGTGTCGCAACTGCGATGTTCTTTTCTTACTCAGCGTTAGCTGCTGATGAGAAAGTTTTGAATATATATAATTGGTCGGATTATATTGCTGAAGAGACAATAAAAAAATTCGAAACTGAAACAGGCATTAAAGTCAATTATGACGTGTTTGATTCAAACGAAGTTTTGGAAGCAAAGCTTCTTGCTGGCAGCACTGGTTATGATGTTGTTGTGCCAAGCTCTAGCTTTCTAGCGCGTCAAATTAAAGCCGGTGTTTTCCAAAAGCTTGATAAGAGCAAGTTGCCGAACTGGAAAAATTTAGACCCTGAAATTGCAGCGCGCGTGGCTCTACACGATCCAAACAACGAGCATGCAATTACCTATATGTGGGGCACAGTTGGCATTGGCTACAACACAAAATTGATCGCTGAACGTATGGCAGACGCGCCGACGGATAGCTGGGATTTGGTGTTGAAACCAGATGTTGTATCTAAGTTTGCTGATTGCGGTGTTTCCTTTTTGGATGCGCCAGATGATGTGCTTCAAAGTGTGAAAGATGCGCTTGATCTTGATCCAAACTCTGAAGACAAAGCTGATCTTGAAAAAGCTCAAGCAGCACTGGAAGCAGTCCGCCCAAGCATTCGTTATTTCCATTCAAGTCAGTATATTTCCGATCTAGCAAACGGCGACACATGTATCGCTGTCGGTTGGTCTGGCGATGTTTTCCAAGCGCGTGACCGTGCGGCGGAAGCTGATAAAGGTGTTGAAATAGGTTATACAATTCCTAAAGAAGGCACGTTGATCTGGTTTGACATGATGGCAATTCCAACGGATGCCAAGCATGTTGATAATGCGCACAAGTTCCTCGACTTTATCATGCGCCCAGACATCATTGCTGAGATTTCAGACTACGTTTATTATGCGAATGGCAACTCAGCATCGTTCGATCTGATCGACAAAGACGTAACAGGCGATCCTGCAATCTACCCATCAGACGAAGTGAAGAATAAGCTCACAGCTGCGGCGGTTCGTTCCGCTCGTTATGAGCGTTCACAAACACGTGCATGGACTAAAATCAAAACTGGCCAGTAA
- the ccmB gene encoding heme exporter protein CcmB: MALWTLYRFETRLAMTSGGGMLTGVIFFLSLVTMIPFAIGPDLPLLAKIGPAILWIGALLSTLLGLDRLFKIDQEDGTLDALRLSHQSLEMIVFVKCIAHWTVSVLPLVVAAPLFGLLLNMEVAGMASIAGTLLVGTPALTFLGAIGAGLTVGLRRGGLLLPILILPLTIPVVIFGVAASVAGSQIGIDAAVNFKTPFLFLCAMTLFSAVLSPIASAWAIRLNDS, encoded by the coding sequence ATGGCGCTTTGGACTCTCTATCGCTTTGAAACGCGCCTTGCCATGACATCCGGCGGCGGCATGCTAACCGGCGTCATCTTCTTTCTATCGCTTGTCACCATGATCCCATTTGCCATTGGGCCGGACCTACCACTGCTTGCGAAAATTGGGCCTGCGATTTTGTGGATCGGCGCGTTGCTTTCAACATTGCTCGGGCTTGATCGTCTATTCAAAATTGATCAAGAAGACGGAACGCTTGATGCTTTGCGCCTGAGCCATCAGTCACTGGAAATGATTGTGTTTGTAAAGTGCATCGCCCATTGGACTGTCAGCGTCTTACCCCTCGTTGTTGCTGCCCCATTGTTTGGGCTTTTGCTTAACATGGAAGTTGCGGGCATGGCCTCGATTGCTGGCACATTACTGGTTGGAACACCTGCGCTTACCTTCTTAGGAGCGATTGGTGCAGGCTTAACCGTTGGGCTTCGTCGTGGTGGGCTGCTTCTGCCAATCTTGATCTTGCCACTTACGATACCCGTCGTGATCTTCGGCGTTGCGGCAAGTGTTGCAGGTAGTCAAATTGGGATTGATGCAGCGGTTAATTTCAAAACGCCGTTTTTGTTCTTATGTGCAATGACGTTATTCAGCGCCGTATTATCCCCCATTGCGAGCGCATGGGCGATCCGTTTGAATGACAGCTAG
- a CDS encoding ABC transporter permease subunit, whose amino-acid sequence MADDAGTARLGRGRFIPSGRTLVVLVPLIWLFVFFILPLFLVLKISVSEAALARPPYLPLFEWSDDNFLKFTLNFGNYAYLIEDSLYYKAYLESVTIAFFSTLICLLIGYPMAYYIAKQEGAFRAILLLMIILPFWTSFLLRVYAWIGILKPKGILSSALLSLGIIDEPLQLLQTDFATYLGIVYTYLPFMILPLYANLAKLDGTLLEAAADLGSRPVKAFLTVTLPLSIPGIMAGSLLVFIPAVGEFVIPALLGGPDTLMIGRVLWDEFFSNRDWPVASAVAVVMLLLIVLPTMFLRAQQKEEA is encoded by the coding sequence ATGGCTGATGATGCTGGAACGGCAAGACTGGGGCGAGGGCGGTTCATCCCGTCAGGCCGCACTCTGGTTGTCTTGGTGCCGCTCATCTGGTTGTTCGTCTTTTTCATCTTACCGCTGTTTCTTGTTCTGAAAATTTCTGTCTCAGAGGCAGCGCTTGCGCGGCCTCCCTATCTCCCATTGTTTGAATGGTCCGATGATAATTTCCTGAAATTCACCCTCAATTTTGGCAACTACGCTTATCTGATCGAGGACAGCCTTTATTATAAAGCCTATCTTGAGAGCGTAACGATTGCTTTCTTCTCCACGCTCATCTGCCTGTTGATCGGCTACCCGATGGCCTATTATATCGCGAAGCAAGAGGGGGCTTTTCGGGCGATCTTGTTGCTGATGATCATCTTGCCTTTTTGGACGTCATTCCTGCTGCGGGTTTATGCGTGGATCGGAATTTTAAAGCCGAAGGGTATTTTGAGTTCAGCGCTTTTGTCCCTTGGTATCATCGATGAACCTTTGCAGCTTTTGCAAACCGATTTTGCGACGTATCTCGGCATCGTCTACACCTACCTACCGTTCATGATTTTGCCGCTTTATGCGAACCTTGCAAAACTCGATGGCACCTTGTTGGAAGCCGCTGCCGATCTTGGGTCGCGACCTGTTAAGGCGTTTCTCACGGTAACGCTTCCTCTGTCCATCCCGGGCATCATGGCAGGCTCGCTGCTTGTGTTTATTCCCGCCGTTGGTGAGTTTGTTATTCCAGCGCTCCTTGGTGGACCAGATACATTGATGATTGGCCGTGTCTTGTGGGATGAATTCTTCTCCAACCGCGATTGGCCTGTTGCTTCTGCCGTGGCTGTTGTGATGCTGCTCCTCATTGTGTTGCCAACGATGTTCCTTCGCGCACAACAAAAAGAGGAGGCATAG
- the ccmE gene encoding cytochrome c maturation protein CcmE, with protein sequence MRKAKKKNRLILIGIAGVVLSVAVGLVLTALNDQITLFKSPSDIAREGLVEGQKIRIGGLVEDGSWVKDGTNHRFTVTDTENIIKVRYEGILPDLFREGQGVVLDGEANGENIFVAKTVLAKHDENYVPKEVAEALKEQGVWKDPSAKTN encoded by the coding sequence ATGCGTAAGGCAAAAAAGAAGAACCGACTGATTTTGATTGGCATTGCAGGCGTTGTCCTCAGTGTGGCGGTTGGGCTTGTGCTTACGGCGCTCAATGATCAAATCACTCTGTTTAAATCGCCATCAGACATTGCCCGCGAAGGCTTGGTTGAGGGGCAGAAAATTCGTATTGGTGGCTTGGTGGAAGATGGCAGTTGGGTCAAAGATGGCACCAATCACCGCTTCACCGTGACGGATACTGAAAACATCATTAAAGTACGCTATGAAGGCATTTTGCCAGACCTCTTCCGCGAGGGGCAAGGCGTGGTGCTGGATGGTGAAGCCAATGGTGAGAATATCTTTGTGGCAAAAACTGTGCTTGCCAAACATGACGAGAACTATGTGCCGAAGGAAGTCGCCGAAGCTTTGAAAGAACAAGGCGTTTGGAAAGACCCATCGGCGAAAACGAACTAA
- a CDS encoding glutamine synthetase family protein, with translation MSSKPKDDPETAMMAIVDYNGILRGKRLTGDYIKSSIKDGVRMPLSIVGVDIWGNDIENSAQVFDNGDADGYFRPTDRGTLLQSWFDEPTSLIPIMMVEEGGTPNGVCPRGALAKIEAEYAAKGLSVVSATELEFHLVKRNDGAFQPDGDGRLKTSAAVECIDAMQEKEAFFKEVYETADAWGVGLGAAISEASPGQYEINLKHQPGAVKIADNTYFLKRIIKGVAVKHGLEATFMAKPFGDGAGNGLHVHFSVLDADGNNIFDNGGDEGTPVMRHALAGLEMFMQSHMLLFAPHANSYRRFLPGSFAPTKIVWGYDNRLTALRVPNSPPKARRIEHRVAGADANPYMVLAAIMGAALYGMNEELVPSEPVVGNAYDADRSELPLNWVQAVSAFKMFDKNNVLFDPRLMRMVVACKEQEQVIFGAQISKFEYETYVETV, from the coding sequence ATGAGCTCCAAACCCAAAGATGATCCAGAAACAGCCATGATGGCGATCGTTGATTATAACGGTATTTTGCGTGGCAAGCGTTTGACGGGCGACTATATCAAATCCTCCATCAAAGACGGCGTTCGTATGCCGCTTTCCATTGTCGGTGTGGATATTTGGGGCAATGACATCGAGAATAGTGCGCAGGTGTTCGATAATGGTGATGCGGATGGCTATTTTCGCCCAACAGATCGCGGCACATTACTTCAGAGTTGGTTTGATGAACCGACCAGCCTGATCCCAATCATGATGGTGGAAGAGGGTGGAACCCCCAATGGGGTTTGCCCGCGTGGTGCCCTTGCGAAGATTGAGGCAGAATATGCTGCAAAAGGCCTGTCGGTTGTCTCAGCGACAGAGCTTGAATTTCATCTGGTAAAACGTAATGACGGAGCGTTCCAACCTGATGGTGATGGCCGCTTGAAAACGAGTGCCGCCGTTGAATGCATTGATGCGATGCAGGAGAAGGAAGCGTTCTTCAAGGAAGTCTATGAGACCGCGGATGCTTGGGGTGTTGGTCTTGGTGCTGCAATCTCTGAGGCCAGTCCTGGGCAATATGAGATCAATCTGAAACACCAACCAGGTGCTGTGAAAATTGCCGACAATACGTATTTCTTAAAACGCATCATCAAAGGCGTTGCAGTAAAACACGGTTTGGAAGCAACCTTTATGGCCAAGCCATTTGGCGATGGCGCAGGCAATGGGTTGCATGTGCATTTCAGTGTGTTGGATGCTGATGGCAATAATATTTTTGACAATGGTGGCGACGAGGGAACACCTGTCATGCGCCATGCTTTGGCTGGGCTAGAAATGTTTATGCAAAGCCATATGCTTTTGTTTGCCCCTCACGCAAACTCTTACCGTCGGTTCTTACCTGGCAGTTTTGCGCCAACGAAAATAGTTTGGGGATATGATAACCGCCTCACGGCACTGCGAGTTCCCAATTCACCGCCAAAAGCCCGCCGTATAGAACACCGCGTCGCGGGTGCAGATGCGAACCCTTACATGGTTTTAGCAGCCATAATGGGTGCTGCGCTTTATGGGATGAATGAGGAATTGGTGCCAAGTGAACCGGTGGTTGGTAACGCTTATGATGCAGACCGTTCGGAACTTCCATTGAACTGGGTGCAGGCCGTGAGTGCCTTCAAGATGTTTGATAAAAATAACGTACTTTTTGATCCACGTTTGATGCGCATGGTGGTGGCGTGCAAAGAGCAAGAGCAGGTTATCTTTGGTGCACAGATTTCTAAATTCGAATACGAAACTTATGTGGAGACTGTTTGA
- the ccmA gene encoding heme ABC exporter ATP-binding protein CcmA, with the protein MTLTLKNLACVRGDKLLFEGFSLEATGGEIVEIKGPNGIGKSSLLRIIAGLAPAYEGEVVLTSDEETDLAIEDHAHFLSHQNALKEGLSVSENLTFWHQFSIDQGLSPNQALEQVALPHLADLPVGVLSAGQKRRVAFARLLVDRRAIWLLDEPTAALDASADKLVGDLISNHAKSGGIVLAATHLPLQIDTPKVSVKTVQLGEYQGGQS; encoded by the coding sequence TTGACACTCACATTAAAAAACCTCGCCTGTGTGCGTGGCGACAAGCTTTTGTTTGAAGGGTTTTCGCTCGAAGCGACGGGGGGTGAGATCGTGGAAATAAAGGGCCCGAACGGGATTGGAAAATCAAGCCTTCTGCGCATTATCGCAGGGTTAGCGCCTGCTTATGAGGGCGAAGTGGTTTTGACCTCAGATGAGGAGACTGATTTAGCAATCGAAGATCACGCTCATTTTCTCTCGCACCAAAATGCCTTGAAAGAAGGATTGAGTGTCTCGGAGAATTTGACCTTTTGGCACCAGTTTTCCATAGATCAAGGCCTATCGCCAAACCAAGCGCTTGAACAAGTCGCCCTTCCTCATTTGGCAGATCTTCCTGTCGGCGTTTTATCCGCTGGACAAAAACGGCGCGTTGCCTTCGCCCGTCTATTGGTTGATCGCCGCGCAATTTGGCTGCTTGATGAACCGACAGCTGCCCTTGATGCAAGTGCGGATAAATTGGTGGGGGACTTGATTTCAAATCATGCAAAATCCGGCGGCATCGTGCTTGCCGCGACCCACCTTCCCTTGCAAATTGATACCCCTAAAGTGAGCGTTAAAACCGTTCAGTTGGGCGAATATCAAGGAGGGCAAAGCTAA
- the potA gene encoding polyamine ABC transporter ATP-binding protein: MEQQLGQYTLNKPWTDPSATPFIRIQNVTKNYGAFTAVDNISLDIYQGELFCLLGGSGCGKSTLLRMLSGFEDITGGTVEIDGQDMTGVPPYERPVNMMFQSYALFPHMSVMNNIAYGLKRDGMAKAEINTRVEEMLRLVQLEEFAKRKPHQLSGGQRQRVALARALAKKPKLLLLDEPLGALDKKLREETQFELVNIQEELGVTFVVVTHDQEEAMTLSTRIGVMDKGRIIQVGEPRDIYEYPQSRFVADFVGSVNLFEGVISTDNEKATGVRSPEAESELRVGHSISCVLNQKVAFAVRPEKIKISRTKPKQKHNVCAGKVDDIAYLGGQSVYLIKLASGKMLRVTTPNTDRRQDAITWEEDVYVSWDDSAGVVLVS; this comes from the coding sequence ATGGAACAGCAGTTGGGCCAGTATACGCTAAACAAACCTTGGACTGATCCAAGTGCTACCCCCTTTATTCGAATACAAAATGTCACCAAAAATTATGGCGCCTTTACTGCTGTCGACAATATCAGTTTGGATATTTATCAGGGCGAGCTCTTCTGTTTGTTAGGCGGTTCTGGCTGCGGCAAGTCTACGCTTTTGCGGATGTTGTCTGGCTTTGAAGACATAACAGGCGGCACTGTTGAAATTGACGGACAAGACATGACAGGCGTGCCACCCTATGAGCGCCCTGTGAATATGATGTTCCAGTCTTACGCGTTGTTTCCGCACATGAGTGTTATGAATAACATTGCCTACGGCTTGAAGCGTGATGGCATGGCGAAGGCTGAGATCAACACCCGCGTAGAAGAGATGCTGAGACTCGTTCAGCTTGAGGAATTTGCCAAAAGAAAACCACATCAGCTTTCTGGCGGTCAACGTCAGCGTGTTGCTCTTGCGCGAGCTTTGGCGAAGAAACCGAAGCTCCTGTTGCTTGATGAGCCGCTTGGTGCGTTAGACAAAAAACTGCGCGAAGAAACACAATTTGAACTGGTCAACATTCAAGAAGAATTGGGCGTTACATTCGTCGTTGTAACCCACGACCAAGAAGAGGCGATGACGCTTTCTACCCGTATTGGTGTGATGGATAAGGGCCGCATCATTCAGGTGGGTGAGCCGCGCGATATTTATGAATATCCACAAAGCCGCTTCGTTGCAGATTTCGTAGGGTCGGTGAACTTGTTTGAGGGTGTGATTTCAACCGACAATGAAAAAGCAACAGGCGTTCGCTCCCCTGAAGCGGAGAGTGAATTGCGGGTTGGGCATTCAATTTCCTGCGTGCTTAATCAAAAGGTCGCCTTTGCTGTGCGCCCAGAGAAAATCAAAATCAGCCGCACGAAGCCCAAGCAGAAGCATAATGTTTGCGCAGGCAAAGTCGACGACATCGCCTATCTGGGGGGGCAGTCAGTCTATCTGATCAAGCTTGCATCGGGTAAAATGCTGCGAGTGACAACACCCAATACCGACCGACGCCAAGATGCGATCACATGGGAAGAAGATGTATACGTCAGTTGGGACGATAGCGCTGGCGTGGTGCTTGTCTCATGA
- a CDS encoding cytochrome c-type biogenesis protein yields MRFLVLLLMTFMLVGPVRAVNPDEVLADPALELRAREISTKLRCLVCQNQSIDDSDAQLAKDLRVLVRERLTAGDDDEAVVDFIVDRYGEYVLLKPRFGGHTLLLWGSPFGALIFGLLVLFFLRKRSQEDIAASAELSDEEETALEEILKKLD; encoded by the coding sequence ATGCGGTTCCTCGTTCTTCTACTTATGACCTTTATGCTGGTTGGTCCTGTAAGAGCGGTAAACCCAGACGAAGTGCTGGCCGACCCAGCGCTAGAACTACGCGCACGAGAAATCTCGACGAAACTGCGCTGCCTTGTTTGTCAAAACCAATCAATCGACGATTCAGATGCGCAGCTTGCAAAAGACCTACGCGTGCTTGTGCGTGAGCGATTGACGGCAGGTGATGATGATGAGGCAGTGGTCGATTTTATTGTTGATCGCTACGGTGAATACGTCTTGTTGAAACCTCGCTTCGGGGGGCACACATTGTTGTTGTGGGGATCACCTTTTGGGGCTCTAATCTTCGGCCTATTGGTGTTGTTCTTTTTGAGAAAGCGCTCACAAGAGGATATTGCAGCATCTGCTGAATTATCAGACGAAGAAGAAACAGCACTCGAAGAGATTTTAAAGAAGCTCGATTAG
- a CDS encoding heme lyase CcmF/NrfE family subunit, which yields MIVELGHYALILALVLTLLQSVVPIWGARIGDQRLMETAGPLSLMQFLLVGLSFAILMHGYLVSDFSIKNVYENSHTDKPLIFKISGTWGNHEGSMLMWIVILSFFGALVAAFGRHLPIKLKANVLGVQGWIGVAFLMFLIFTSNPFERLSPAPVEGQDLNPLLQDIGLAIHPPLLYLGYVGFSITFSFAIAALLEGKLDSAWARWVRPWALLAWMFLTIGISMGSYWAYYELGWGGWWFWDPVENASFMPWLAGTALLHSAIVVEKRNALRVWTVLLAILTFSLSLLGTFLVRSGVLTSVHSFATDPTRGIVILGILIIFIGGSLALFAWRSSSLTQGGLFAPVSREGALVLNNLFLSAATLTVLIGTLYPLGYEAVTGAKISVGPPFFNLTMIPLTIPLLLAMPFGPFMTWKRGDLLGVMQRLLAALGLAILAAFIVYVMTNDGPVLAPLGIAVGVWMIVGSISEVLWRAKAFQVDFSETLRRLRHLPRASYGAALGHAGMGVTMLGAVAVTAYGTEVFEEVKIGQTIETAGYTMTFKAIRPERHANYVQDVAVFDVRYNGKLIDQLEPAKRVYPARQFPTTESSIATYGFSQLYMSLGDVSEDGTTVVRAYWKPYVTLIWYGTILMFIGGALSLADRRLRIGVPKRGDAKVASLQAAE from the coding sequence GTGATTGTTGAACTTGGACATTATGCGCTGATCCTCGCCCTTGTTTTGACGCTGCTGCAATCAGTGGTGCCAATATGGGGCGCGCGTATTGGTGACCAGCGGTTGATGGAAACGGCTGGGCCACTGTCCTTGATGCAGTTTTTGCTGGTTGGGCTTTCCTTTGCCATTTTGATGCATGGCTATTTGGTATCTGATTTTTCCATCAAGAATGTTTATGAAAATTCGCATACAGATAAGCCTCTGATTTTTAAGATTTCAGGCACATGGGGCAATCACGAAGGCTCCATGTTGATGTGGATTGTAATCCTATCGTTTTTTGGGGCTTTGGTCGCAGCATTCGGTCGTCATCTCCCGATAAAACTGAAAGCCAATGTGCTTGGTGTTCAAGGCTGGATTGGCGTTGCTTTCTTGATGTTCTTGATCTTCACATCAAACCCGTTTGAACGCTTGAGCCCTGCGCCTGTTGAGGGCCAAGACTTGAACCCACTGTTGCAAGACATCGGGCTCGCAATCCATCCGCCGCTCTTGTATCTAGGTTATGTCGGCTTCTCGATCACCTTCTCATTTGCGATTGCCGCTTTGCTGGAAGGCAAGCTTGATAGTGCATGGGCGCGATGGGTGCGGCCTTGGGCGTTGCTTGCTTGGATGTTCCTTACCATCGGTATTTCTATGGGCTCTTACTGGGCTTATTATGAACTTGGTTGGGGCGGCTGGTGGTTCTGGGATCCGGTTGAGAATGCCAGCTTCATGCCGTGGCTTGCGGGCACGGCGCTGTTGCATTCAGCCATCGTTGTGGAGAAGAGAAACGCACTGCGTGTGTGGACGGTTCTGCTTGCAATCCTCACTTTCTCACTCAGCCTGCTCGGCACGTTCCTTGTGCGCTCAGGTGTTTTGACGTCGGTTCATTCGTTCGCCACAGACCCAACGCGCGGTATCGTGATTTTGGGTATCTTGATTATCTTTATCGGTGGCTCGCTAGCTCTGTTTGCATGGCGTTCTTCTTCGCTCACCCAAGGCGGACTGTTTGCACCAGTTAGTCGTGAAGGGGCGTTGGTGTTGAACAACCTATTCTTGTCTGCTGCGACTTTGACGGTCCTAATCGGCACGCTCTATCCCCTTGGCTATGAAGCGGTAACGGGTGCTAAGATTTCCGTCGGTCCTCCTTTCTTCAATCTAACGATGATACCACTTACCATTCCGCTTTTACTCGCCATGCCATTTGGCCCGTTCATGACATGGAAGCGCGGTGATCTGCTAGGCGTTATGCAGCGGCTGCTTGCAGCACTCGGCCTTGCGATCCTTGCGGCCTTCATCGTTTATGTGATGACCAATGACGGCCCTGTTTTAGCACCTCTTGGTATTGCCGTTGGCGTCTGGATGATTGTTGGATCAATCTCAGAAGTTTTATGGCGGGCGAAAGCGTTTCAGGTGGATTTCAGCGAGACATTACGCCGCCTCCGTCATTTGCCGCGTGCAAGTTATGGGGCAGCGCTCGGTCATGCGGGCATGGGTGTCACCATGCTTGGCGCTGTCGCGGTGACGGCCTATGGCACTGAAGTTTTTGAAGAGGTGAAAATTGGCCAGACGATTGAGACGGCTGGTTATACAATGACTTTCAAAGCCATCCGGCCAGAGCGTCATGCAAACTACGTTCAAGACGTCGCGGTTTTTGATGTGCGTTATAATGGCAAGCTGATTGATCAGCTTGAACCAGCAAAACGCGTCTATCCAGCCCGCCAATTCCCAACAACTGAATCGAGCATTGCAACTTACGGCTTCTCGCAGCTTTATATGTCGCTTGGTGATGTGAGTGAGGATGGTACAACGGTGGTTCGGGCTTATTGGAAGCCTTATGTTACGTTAATATGGTATGGTACGATCTTGATGTTCATCGGTGGCGCTTTATCTCTTGCAGATCGAAGGTTGCGCATTGGTGTTCCAAAACGCGGGGATGCTAAAGTGGCCTCCTTGCAGGCAGCGGAGTAG